Genomic window (Blastocatellia bacterium):
GGTAACACAGTTACTACAGCCGAGCATACCTTAGCTTTGATGGTTTCTCTAGCCCGCAATGTTCCTCAAGCAACCGCTTCAATGAAGGCCGGTAAATGGGAAAAGAAAAAATTTAGCGGTGTTGAACTATTAGACAAAGTTCTTGGTATAGTTGGAACAGGTAAAATTGGCAGTGTTGTAGCCTCTCGCGCTCAAGGTTTTGGTATGCGTGTAGTCGCTTTTGACCCTTATTTAACCCGTGAAGCCGCTGCAAAAATGAAAATTGAGCTAGTTACTTTAGATGAGCTACTTTCTTTAGCTGATTTTATTACCGTACATACTCCAATGACTCCAGAAACCAAAAATATCATCAATAAAGATGCTTTTGCAAAAATGAAAAATGGAGTCCGCATTATTAACTGTGCGCGTGGTGGCTTAGTCAACGAAACAGATCTTTATGATGCAATTAAAAGTGGAAAAGTCGCTGGTGCTGCTTTAGATGTGTTTGTACAAGAGCCAATCCCAACCGATCACCCGTTGCTAAGTTTAGATCAAGTAATTTGCACACCTCACTTAGGCGCGTCCACTGCTGAAGCACAAGTCAATGTAGCAGTTGCCATTGCCGAACAACTTAGAGATTTCTTTTCTACTGGCACAATTCGCGGTGCTGTTAACGCTTCATCCGTCAATCCAGAAGTTTTAGCACAAGTAAAACCCTATATTGAATTAGGTGAAAAAATCGGCTCATTCCAAGGTCAAGCCTTTGGTCACAATGTTAAAAAAGTCCACATTGACTATTCTGGCGATGTAGTGGAATATGACGTTAAGTTAATTACTCAAGCAATCCTAGTAGGTTTACTTTCCCCAACAAGCGAAAGAGTTAATTTTGTTAATGCTGCACTTGTAGCAGAAGAGCGCGGAATCCGCATTAGTGAAGCGCGTTCCCGCCGTGCAACAGACTTTGCCAGCCTTATTGAAGTAACAATGGAAACTGATGAACAACAAAGCCGCGTTGCTGGTGCTTTGTTTGGCGAAAAAGATCTACGTATCGTTAGGATAAATGGATTTCATTTAGAAGCAATCCCTACAGGCCATATGTTGCTTTGTTCTAATAAAGATGTCCCAGGTGTTTTGGGTAAATTCTGTTCACTGCTTGGGGACAATGAAATTAATATTGGCCGGCTTTATTTAGGACGCAAAGAAATCGGCGGCACAGCAATTTTACTTTGCCAAATTGATAATTCTCCAAGCGATGAGCTTTTAGCTTCATTAACCGAACTAAAAGATATCATTTCTGCTAAACGAGTCTATTTAGCTTAAATTAAAGCTAAGAACACTGTTAAACTAAAGGGAAAAGTTAATAGCTTTTCCCTTTTATTTTGGTTCAACTTTTATAACTAATCTAGTATATAACCTAAAGTAAGCTATCTATGAATAAAAACGAATATTTCTTGTTAGACATTGTTATTGAAGGAAAACACTTTATAAATATATTGACAAAACCAGATATTGAACTTTACCTTAATAGAACTACGCCAAATCTTTCTCAAAAACAATTGTTTATTCACTTAAAGAATTTATTTGATTGTGGTTATATAGTTGCTTATAAGAAAAATGGAGATAAATTTATTCCTACAGATAAAGAGATTAAAAAATACTTATATAGCCCTAAAAAAAAATTGATAGCTCCACCTTATGGTTTAACTGAAAAAGGGGGTGCTTTATGGGAAGAATATTCTTTCCCAAATTGGGATCGTTATGTATATGCTAGTTATGGTGTAAATGATGGTGAAATTATTTCGGCAGATAAAACCCTTGTAGAGAAATATTTAAACCTACATCCATACCGCGATAAATTTATAATCTCAGGCAGCGAAACCTGGGATATTTTATCACCCTGGCAAGCAACATATTGGAAATCGCTTCCTATAGGTTATAGAGTACAATTTCTATATAAAAGTCAACTTATGCAAAAACCTATATCAGAAACAATTTATCAGCAACTTCAAGATATAGAAACTTGGTATAAAAACTAAGTGTTACTCTTTAACACTTCTTGCAATATCTCGCGTTCCTCTATAGGTAACTCTAACAACACACGTGGATCTTTATCATTTTCATAATATTTAATAGCAATATCCATAAATCGAAAAGCAACCGGTAATTTTTCTTCACTAACAACCCTTTCCATAAGTCTCCCAAGTTTGTACAAGTTTAAGGTTTGTTGGAAATGAAATTAATAAATCAATACTTGCTACTAACCCTTATCCTTAAAAAATAAAGAGCATTATGCCTATCAAATATTTCAACAAGTTTTTTATCCGATCTTTCCAAGTGTTTGCGTCTTTTGTGCTACTGAATAAGAATAGCAATAATATTTGTAATATCTATGATGTAAGGTTTTTGTAAACTATCTGCCTGTAAAAAACCTTCATTTAGTGCAATATATGCTTCGTCCCATTGGTTTAGTGCTAACAAACATTTTCCTTTTTCAAACAATGACACAGATAAAAAACCTTTGTTATCTAAGCTAAAACTATACCTTATTAAAGAATCTAAAGCCTTCTTAAATTTACCTAAGTCAAAAAGATGACCTTTGTTAAGCCAAACAAATGCATGTTTAGGATCGATTTCTATAACTTTTTCAAATGCTAACAATGCCTTTTCATATTGCATCAACACACCTAATTCAACTCCTAGATAAAACCAAGCAAGAGTATTACTAGAATCAATTTTTGTAGCTTCTTCAAAGGTTTCTAAAGCTTCCTCATGTTGTCGTAAATTTAATAGTATTATCCCTTTACTAATCAAATATTTTATTGCATCTTTTTTATTTTTTTCACTTTCCTTTTCTTGCTCCAAAATAGCAAGGATTTCTTCTACTATTTCTAATGCTTTATTCCAATTCTCTTCCCTAATATACTCATTATATTCTTCCCTACATATAGAAATAACAGGATTAGGTTCTTTTTTTGTTAGTTCAATAGCTTGCTTTAAATAAATCCATTCAAAAGAATCATTTGGAGTAGAAGCTAGGCGTGTTTCTAAATCATTTGATGAATACCAAAAACGTAAAAAATCAACAAATAAGCGAATAGGCTTGTCATGGTGCATTTTGACCTCTATGCAAAGACGCATTAAAGGTTCTTGAAGCTCATAATAGGATTCTCGCCCAATATTATGAGAAATAACATAACCTTTTTCTTTTAAGGTTTTAAGATGGCTAGATGCAGTCTGATGTGTCATAAAACAGCGTTGTGCTATTTCTTTGACGACAACTGCGCGACGTTCTTCGCATAGATATTCAATTATTTTTTGCTGTTGTGCAGATATTTCATTTAATCTTGATTGGTAATATGGCGTAAGGTCGTCAAGAGTTCGCATAAAAGGTTCTACTAAATCATCTAGGGCTTTAGCATTAAGAAATTCTGAAAAAATTATATAGACCCGATGATTTCCACCTGTGAGGTGGTGTATAGCTCTAATTCTAGCCGTTCCCATTGGGCTAGAAATTAATCTAGCTAACTCGTTATCTTTTTTATGGTTAGCAATATTTTTTAATAGCTCTGTTGACTCTTCTAAATTCAAAGGCTTCAAATACTTTATCTGAAAAAACCCATAAAATGGTGAATCTCGCAAAGAAACGCCATCAAATAGGCTTTGGGAAGTAGCTAAAATGGTACAAAAGGGATTGTTTTGCAAATAAGCTCTTAATTTTCTTTGTTCCTTATCACCTAAACCTTTAAATATTTGGTTTAGATTTTCCATTAAAATTACTAAAGTTCGATTTCCAACTAATTCTTCTAACAAATTTTTAGCTAG
Coding sequences:
- a CDS encoding winged helix-turn-helix transcriptional regulator, whose translation is MKDDFRSYFSPNLMSKETLEMLFVQRQELAKEVTESIVDSISTSSKHYILLIGPRGIGKTHFTSLIYHRLKDIAAFQEKAVIAWLREEEWGVSSFLDLLIRLLRATLSEESSPTIAEQINKLYEIPIKNAEALAKNLLEELVGNRTLVILMENLNQIFKGLGDKEQRKLRAYLQNNPFCTILATSQSLFDGVSLRDSPFYGFFQIKYLKPLNLEESTELLKNIANHKKDNELARLISSPMGTARIRAIHHLTGGNHRVYIIFSEFLNAKALDDLVEPFMRTLDDLTPYYQSRLNEISAQQQKIIEYLCEERRAVVVKEIAQRCFMTHQTASSHLKTLKEKGYVISHNIGRESYYELQEPLMRLCIEVKMHHDKPIRLFVDFLRFWYSSNDLETRLASTPNDSFEWIYLKQAIELTKKEPNPVISICREEYNEYIREENWNKALEIVEEILAILEQEKESEKNKKDAIKYLISKGIILLNLRQHEEALETFEEATKIDSSNTLAWFYLGVELGVLMQYEKALLAFEKVIEIDPKHAFVWLNKGHLFDLGKFKKALDSLIRYSFSLDNKGFLSVSLFEKGKCLLALNQWDEAYIALNEGFLQADSLQKPYIIDITNIIAILIQ
- a CDS encoding phosphoglycerate dehydrogenase; this translates as MSYKVLVCGNLSEAGLKILEQAEGIEVDRKGELSQDQLLEIIASYDGVVVRSDTKITAPVIAAGEKLKVVGRAGTGVDNIDVSAATQRGIVVMNTPGGNTVTTAEHTLALMVSLARNVPQATASMKAGKWEKKKFSGVELLDKVLGIVGTGKIGSVVASRAQGFGMRVVAFDPYLTREAAAKMKIELVTLDELLSLADFITVHTPMTPETKNIINKDAFAKMKNGVRIINCARGGLVNETDLYDAIKSGKVAGAALDVFVQEPIPTDHPLLSLDQVICTPHLGASTAEAQVNVAVAIAEQLRDFFSTGTIRGAVNASSVNPEVLAQVKPYIELGEKIGSFQGQAFGHNVKKVHIDYSGDVVEYDVKLITQAILVGLLSPTSERVNFVNAALVAEERGIRISEARSRRATDFASLIEVTMETDEQQSRVAGALFGEKDLRIVRINGFHLEAIPTGHMLLCSNKDVPGVLGKFCSLLGDNEINIGRLYLGRKEIGGTAILLCQIDNSPSDELLASLTELKDIISAKRVYLA